The Aequorivita sublithincola DSM 14238 genome window below encodes:
- a CDS encoding O-acetylhomoserine aminocarboxypropyltransferase/cysteine synthase family protein: protein MSTQNKFATNLLHAGHDVTANGGTRAVPIYQTSSYVFKNSDHAANLFNLSEPGFIYSRLNNPTCDILEKRLAALEGGIGAVTTASVASAISTTFLTLLRAGDHIVASSSLYGGTFNLLNVTLPRLGITTTFVDATEPENFGKAVKENTRAIFIESLGNPKLDVLDIEAISNEAKANKIPLIVDNTVASPALLNPIAHGANIVIHSLTKYINGNGTTLGGAIIDAGTFDWTNGKFPEFTEPSAGYHGLVYSEVLKEAAFIAKVRLEGLRDFGAALSPFSAFQIIQGLETLEIRIKKHSENALKFAKWLQSRKEVAWVNYPGLEENPYFNLAQKYLPKGQSGLVTFGVKGGFETAKRVVDNVKLFSLLANIGDTKSLIIHPASTTHQQLSLADQTASGVSQDLIRLSIGLENIEDLTADLEQAFESVFKEELV, encoded by the coding sequence ATGAGTACACAAAACAAATTTGCAACAAACCTGTTGCACGCAGGACACGATGTAACCGCTAACGGAGGAACCAGAGCGGTGCCAATTTACCAAACGTCAAGTTACGTTTTTAAAAACAGCGACCACGCTGCAAACTTGTTCAATCTTTCTGAGCCAGGATTTATTTATTCGCGCCTAAACAATCCAACGTGCGATATTTTGGAGAAACGTTTGGCGGCTTTGGAAGGTGGTATTGGTGCAGTTACTACAGCTTCTGTCGCATCCGCTATTTCAACCACATTTTTAACATTGCTTCGTGCTGGCGATCACATTGTAGCTTCCAGCAGTTTGTATGGCGGCACGTTCAATTTGTTGAACGTTACTTTACCGCGTTTGGGAATTACAACCACGTTTGTGGATGCTACGGAGCCTGAAAATTTTGGAAAAGCAGTTAAAGAAAATACCCGTGCAATTTTTATTGAATCTCTTGGAAACCCAAAGTTGGATGTTTTAGATATTGAAGCGATTTCAAATGAAGCCAAAGCAAATAAAATTCCGCTTATTGTAGATAATACGGTTGCTTCGCCAGCTTTATTGAACCCCATTGCGCACGGTGCAAACATTGTAATCCATTCGCTTACCAAATATATTAACGGAAACGGGACAACCCTTGGCGGCGCAATTATCGATGCAGGCACTTTTGATTGGACCAACGGGAAATTTCCCGAATTCACAGAACCTTCCGCCGGATATCACGGTTTGGTTTATTCCGAAGTTTTAAAGGAAGCAGCTTTTATAGCGAAAGTACGTCTTGAAGGACTTCGCGATTTCGGCGCTGCGTTGAGTCCGTTTAGTGCTTTTCAAATTATTCAAGGTTTGGAAACTTTGGAAATTCGAATTAAAAAACACAGCGAAAACGCTCTGAAGTTTGCAAAATGGCTTCAAAGTCGCAAAGAAGTGGCTTGGGTGAATTATCCCGGTTTAGAGGAAAATCCTTATTTCAACCTCGCACAAAAATACCTTCCCAAAGGGCAAAGTGGTTTAGTTACTTTCGGCGTAAAAGGTGGTTTTGAAACCGCTAAAAGAGTAGTTGATAATGTGAAATTATTTTCACTTTTGGCAAATATCGGCGATACAAAATCCTTGATAATTCATCCAGCAAGTACAACGCACCAACAATTAAGTTTGGCAGATCAAACTGCATCTGGCGTGAGTCAAGATCTGATAAGACTTTCCATTGGTCTGGAAAATATTGAAGATTTAACGGCAGATCTCGAACAAGCTTTCGAAAGTGTTTTTAAAGAAGAATTGGTTTAA
- a CDS encoding alpha/beta fold hydrolase — translation MSQISSLTIKEYTTKSGFHFKNLPLTYQVFGQKLGTAPIVLVTHALTGNSNVCGEIGWWKTLIGSEKCINVEEYTILSFNIPGNGYDNFLIENYEDITIYDVANWFLIGLEKLKIPSIFAAIGGSLGGSILWQMAVLKPDLFQNLIPIATDWKATDWIIAHCRIQKQILKNSENPVHDARVHAMTFYRTPQSFKQKFNKTLSETENIYNVESWLLYHGEALKKRFQLSAYKLMNHLLMTRNFETEDVFLNLASKIKGNIYLIGIDSDGFYLNEEIKETYSMLKPIKNNVHFAEINSIHGHDAFLIEYEQLAGILNPIFNSEKHITKTKNYEHTSIR, via the coding sequence ATGTCTCAAATCTCAAGTCTAACCATAAAAGAATACACCACCAAAAGTGGATTTCACTTTAAAAACCTTCCATTAACCTATCAGGTTTTTGGACAGAAATTGGGCACGGCGCCAATTGTTTTGGTAACGCATGCACTAACTGGAAACAGCAATGTTTGCGGCGAAATTGGCTGGTGGAAAACGTTAATCGGTTCTGAAAAATGTATAAATGTTGAAGAATATACTATTCTTTCGTTCAATATTCCTGGTAATGGCTATGATAATTTTTTAATTGAAAATTACGAAGACATCACCATTTACGACGTCGCAAATTGGTTTTTGATTGGACTTGAAAAACTTAAAATACCGTCGATTTTTGCGGCGATCGGCGGTTCTTTAGGTGGAAGTATTCTTTGGCAAATGGCAGTTTTAAAACCCGATTTATTTCAGAATTTAATTCCGATAGCGACTGATTGGAAAGCCACAGATTGGATAATTGCACACTGTAGGATTCAAAAGCAGATTTTAAAGAATTCTGAAAATCCTGTTCACGACGCTCGAGTTCATGCGATGACTTTTTATAGAACGCCGCAATCTTTTAAGCAGAAATTCAATAAGACTTTAAGCGAAACTGAGAATATTTATAATGTTGAAAGTTGGCTACTTTATCACGGGGAAGCTTTGAAAAAACGTTTTCAGCTAAGCGCCTATAAATTGATGAATCATTTATTGATGACGAGAAATTTCGAAACAGAAGATGTGTTTTTAAATTTGGCCTCAAAAATTAAGGGAAACATTTATTTAATAGGAATAGACAGCGACGGATTTTATTTAAATGAAGAGATAAAAGAGACTTATTCAATGTTAAAACCAATAAAAAACAACGTGCATTTTGCCGAAATAAACTCCATTCACGGGCACGATGCATTTTTAATAGAATACGAACAATTGGCGGGAATTCTGAACCCAATTTTTAATTCAGAAAAACATATTACAAAAACAAAAAATTATGAGCACACAAGTATTAGATAA
- a CDS encoding aspartokinase: MSTQVLDNPVLDRIDLNNIKKKKINIAIFGHGNVGSHLVDQIISSKEEISRRRDLDLNIFAVANSKTILLQQKGLNKNWLEEKTESGESYNVEDVIFFAKTNNLQNLILVDNTADAGFVQNYSAFVENGFHLVSSNKIANTLDLNFYKELRKKLTSKKRHYLYETNVGAGLPLIDTIKLLHLSGENITRIRGVFSGSLSYIFNTFSEEDRTFSSVLKSAIDKGFTEPDPREDLCGNDVGRKLLILARELDLHNEFEDISIQNLIPKDLRSVSKKEFLARLKELDVPFQIKKKNQTKDTVFRYVADLNGDLSKETGALLDVNLVSVPKNSMLGALKGSDSIFEIYTESYGNNPIVIQGAGAGAAVTARGVFGDILRISDKD, from the coding sequence ATGAGCACACAAGTATTAGATAATCCGGTTTTAGACCGAATTGACCTAAATAATATAAAGAAGAAGAAGATAAACATCGCCATTTTTGGACACGGAAATGTGGGCAGCCATTTGGTGGATCAAATCATCTCCTCGAAGGAGGAGATCTCAAGAAGACGCGATTTAGATCTAAATATTTTCGCTGTTGCCAATTCAAAAACAATATTGCTTCAACAGAAGGGATTGAACAAAAACTGGCTAGAAGAAAAGACAGAATCCGGAGAATCATATAATGTAGAAGATGTAATTTTCTTCGCAAAAACCAACAACCTGCAAAACCTGATTTTGGTAGACAATACAGCCGATGCTGGCTTTGTTCAAAATTATTCAGCTTTTGTTGAAAATGGCTTTCATTTGGTTTCTTCCAATAAAATAGCCAATACGTTGGATTTGAATTTTTATAAGGAACTTCGAAAAAAACTGACTTCAAAAAAACGTCATTATTTATATGAAACGAATGTAGGCGCCGGACTTCCGTTGATTGATACAATCAAACTTTTGCATCTTTCGGGAGAAAATATTACACGAATTCGCGGCGTATTTTCAGGGTCGTTAAGTTATATTTTCAACACTTTTTCGGAAGAAGATAGAACGTTCAGTTCGGTTTTGAAATCGGCGATAGATAAAGGTTTTACTGAGCCAGACCCTCGCGAAGACCTTTGTGGTAATGACGTTGGACGGAAATTACTTATCTTAGCTCGCGAATTGGATTTGCACAATGAATTTGAAGATATTTCCATCCAAAACCTTATTCCAAAAGATTTGCGAAGCGTTTCTAAAAAAGAATTTTTGGCACGATTAAAAGAATTGGACGTTCCGTTTCAAATTAAGAAGAAGAATCAAACGAAGGATACAGTTTTTCGCTATGTTGCAGATTTGAACGGCGATTTGTCAAAAGAAACAGGCGCACTTTTGGATGTAAACTTGGTTTCAGTTCCCAAAAATAGTATGTTGGGAGCACTAAAAGGAAGCGATTCCATTTTTGAAATATACACAGAAAGCTACGGCAATAATCCAATTGTTATTCAAGGCGCAGGCGCAGGCGCGGCAGTTACAGCTCGCGGCGTTTTTGGAGATATTTTACGAATAAGCGATAAAGATTAA
- a CDS encoding OsmC family protein, translating to MKVTLNRINDKFLFEAKGGSGVPVFIDNKTDEPSKGASPMELLLMGVGGCSAIDVILILQKQRQEITSYKMEVEGQRKEVRDAKPFEGIHVTLHLEGKIDEAKAIRAAALSFEKYCSVSITMEASVKITYTIVLNGRSLEIT from the coding sequence ATGAAAGTTACCCTAAACAGAATAAACGACAAATTTCTTTTTGAAGCGAAAGGCGGTTCTGGCGTGCCAGTTTTCATCGACAACAAAACCGACGAACCTTCAAAAGGAGCAAGCCCAATGGAACTTTTACTGATGGGCGTTGGCGGTTGTAGCGCAATTGATGTGATTTTAATTTTACAAAAACAACGACAGGAAATCACTTCCTACAAAATGGAAGTGGAAGGCCAGCGAAAAGAAGTGCGTGACGCCAAACCATTTGAAGGAATTCATGTCACGCTACATTTGGAAGGTAAAATTGACGAAGCCAAAGCAATCCGCGCAGCTGCTTTAAGCTTTGAAAAATATTGTTCGGTTTCAATAACAATGGAGGCTTCGGTGAAAATTACTTATACCATCGTGTTGAATGGAAGGTCGTTAGAAATAACCTAA
- a CDS encoding homocysteine S-methyltransferase family protein: MNKIQQALQNRILILDGAMGTMLQRYKFSEEDFRGERFKDFHKSVQGNNDLISITQPQAIAEIHSKYFAAGADIVETNTFSSTTIAMADYDMQDLVYELNYESAKIAKKVANEFTAKEPSKPRFVAGAIGPTNKTASMSPDVNDPGFRAISFEQLRVAYRQQAEALIEGGVDLLLVETIFDTLNAKAALFAIDEIKEERNFDIPIMISGTITDASGRTLSGQTAEAFLISISHIPLLSVGFNCALGAKQLTPHLEVIANRTNLAVSAYPNAGLPNAFGEYDESPAQMASQIKEYLDKELVNIIGGCCGTTPEHIKAIAEIASQYKPRPVFQSENSIV, encoded by the coding sequence ATGAATAAAATACAACAAGCATTACAAAACAGAATCCTAATCCTAGACGGCGCAATGGGCACAATGCTCCAGCGCTATAAATTTTCGGAAGAGGATTTTCGTGGCGAACGGTTTAAGGATTTTCATAAATCGGTTCAAGGAAACAACGATTTAATTTCCATAACGCAGCCACAAGCAATTGCAGAAATACATTCAAAATATTTCGCTGCAGGAGCAGATATTGTGGAAACCAACACCTTTTCCAGCACTACAATTGCGATGGCCGATTACGATATGCAGGATTTGGTTTACGAATTGAATTACGAATCAGCAAAAATCGCAAAAAAAGTTGCGAATGAATTCACCGCAAAAGAACCCAGCAAACCACGATTTGTAGCAGGTGCAATTGGTCCGACAAATAAAACAGCAAGTATGAGCCCCGATGTAAACGATCCTGGTTTTCGAGCCATTTCTTTTGAACAATTGCGGGTTGCATACAGACAGCAAGCAGAAGCATTAATTGAGGGCGGCGTGGATCTCCTTTTGGTCGAAACCATTTTTGATACGTTAAATGCAAAAGCCGCACTTTTTGCAATTGATGAAATAAAAGAAGAGCGAAATTTCGACATTCCAATAATGATAAGCGGAACAATAACCGATGCTTCTGGGAGAACACTTTCTGGCCAAACTGCTGAAGCATTTTTAATTTCAATATCACACATTCCGCTTTTGAGCGTAGGTTTCAATTGTGCTTTGGGCGCCAAACAACTCACACCTCATTTGGAGGTAATTGCAAACCGCACTAATCTTGCCGTAAGCGCCTATCCAAATGCAGGCTTGCCAAACGCTTTTGGCGAATACGATGAAAGTCCTGCCCAAATGGCTTCGCAAATAAAAGAATATTTAGATAAAGAACTTGTAAATATAATTGGTGGTTGTTGCGGAACAACACCAGAACACATAAAAGCCATTGCCGAAATAGCTTCGCAATACAAACCGCGACCAGTTTTTCAATCCGAAAATAGTATCGTATGA
- a CDS encoding pyridoxal-phosphate dependent enzyme, giving the protein MIPTKQEVEEACERIKPYVHNTPVLKSSYLNELSGAEIFFKCEIFQKMGAFKMRGATNAILQLSEAQKKAGVVTHSSGNFAQALSLAAKNLGVKAYIVMPENAPQVKKDAVKGYGGIITESESTAIAREQEAERIQKETGATFIHPSNDKNVILGNATSAAELLQSHPDLDYVFTPVGGGGLIAGTSLSVKYFGTNCKTIGGEPFEVDDAFRSLQSGKIEFNDTTNTSADGLKTFLGDINFPIIKELVSEIIRVEETEIISAMKIIWERMKIIIEPSCAVPFAALLREKERFKNKKIGIILSGGNVDLKNLPF; this is encoded by the coding sequence ATGATTCCCACAAAACAAGAAGTTGAGGAAGCTTGTGAACGAATAAAACCATACGTTCACAATACGCCTGTGCTAAAATCTTCTTATTTGAATGAACTTTCTGGCGCTGAAATTTTCTTCAAATGCGAAATCTTTCAAAAGATGGGTGCTTTCAAAATGCGGGGAGCAACCAACGCTATTTTGCAACTTTCCGAAGCTCAGAAAAAAGCTGGAGTTGTAACGCATTCCTCAGGAAACTTTGCACAAGCACTTTCTTTAGCTGCCAAAAACTTGGGTGTAAAAGCATATATAGTAATGCCCGAAAATGCGCCGCAAGTGAAAAAAGATGCAGTTAAAGGCTACGGGGGAATTATCACTGAATCAGAATCCACAGCAATCGCTCGTGAACAAGAAGCTGAGCGAATTCAAAAAGAAACTGGGGCCACTTTTATTCATCCTTCAAACGATAAAAATGTGATTTTAGGAAACGCAACTTCCGCGGCAGAATTGTTACAATCACATCCTGATCTTGATTATGTTTTCACACCTGTTGGCGGCGGCGGATTGATTGCAGGAACTTCACTTTCAGTAAAATATTTCGGAACTAATTGTAAAACTATTGGAGGCGAACCATTTGAAGTTGATGACGCTTTCAGAAGTCTTCAATCTGGAAAAATTGAATTTAACGATACCACAAATACGAGTGCCGATGGACTTAAAACTTTTCTCGGCGATATCAATTTCCCAATCATAAAAGAATTGGTTTCAGAAATAATTAGAGTTGAAGAAACCGAAATTATTTCAGCAATGAAAATTATTTGGGAGCGAATGAAAATAATAATCGAGCCAAGCTGTGCCGTTCCATTTGCAGCATTACTGCGAGAAAAAGAGCGATTTAAAAACAAAAAGATTGGAATAATCCTTTCGGGAGGAAATGTAGATTTAAAGAATTTACCATTCTAG
- the metH gene encoding methionine synthase, with the protein MKNKKYLKLSGLEPLIITPESNFINVGERTNVAGSKKFLRLIKDRKFEEALSVAREQVENGAQIIDINMDDGLIDGKEAMVKFLNLVIAEPDISRVPIMIDSSKWDIIEAGLQVVQGKCVVNSISLKEGEAEFIHHAKLIRRYGAAVIVMAFDETGQADNYDRRIEIAKRSYDILVNQVKFAPEDIIFDLNIFPVATGMDEHRKNAIDFIEATRWVRENLLHVSVSGGVSNVSFSFRGNDPVREAMHSVFLYHAIQAGMNMGIVNPAMLEIYDDIPKDLLERVEDVMFDRREDATERLLDFAETVIGKSKESKIDLSWREEPLQNRITRALVKGIDEYILEDIEEARQVADKPIEVIEGNLMIGMNVVGDLFGSGKMFLPQVVKSARVMKKAVAYLLPYIEEEKLKNPQAGDSKNAGKILMATVKGDVHDIGKNIVGVVLACNNYEIIDLGVMVPPEKVIATAKEENVDAIGLSGLITPSLDEMVFLAKEMQRQNFKVPLLIGGATTSRAHTAVKIDPQYECAVVHINDASRAVTVVGDLLKKETSEAYKENIKQEYDDFRKNFLKRQKVKTYLPISEARKNKFQIDWKTSEITKPNQLGVQVLNDFDLNLLIDFLDWTPFFRSWELHGKYPNILTDKIVGEQASELFEDAKKMLHKLISEKLLTARAIFGIFEANTINDDDIFLKASNPKSQIPNPIFRTLRQQSQKAKGKPNIALADFIAPKETGIKDYVGCFCVSTGFGTAELAAKYVAELDDYNAIMVKALADRLAEAFAEYLHKKVRTEFWGYASEETLSNEDLISEKYKGIRPAPGYPACPDHLEKRTIWELLQVKENIGVELTESMAMWPAASVSGYYFANPEARYFGLGKIKEDQIEDFAKRKNMNLDEATNWLKTNLAD; encoded by the coding sequence ATGAAAAACAAAAAATATTTAAAATTAAGCGGTCTTGAACCATTAATAATTACCCCAGAAAGCAATTTCATAAACGTGGGAGAGCGCACCAATGTAGCAGGCTCAAAGAAATTTCTTCGATTAATTAAAGACAGAAAATTTGAAGAAGCGCTTTCCGTTGCTCGAGAACAAGTTGAAAACGGCGCGCAAATCATTGACATAAATATGGACGATGGTTTGATTGATGGCAAAGAAGCAATGGTAAAGTTCCTAAATCTCGTTATTGCTGAGCCAGACATTTCTCGTGTTCCCATTATGATTGATAGCTCGAAGTGGGATATCATTGAAGCCGGATTGCAAGTTGTGCAGGGAAAATGTGTGGTAAATTCCATTAGTTTAAAAGAAGGCGAAGCAGAATTCATTCATCACGCAAAACTGATAAGACGCTACGGTGCCGCGGTAATCGTTATGGCTTTTGATGAAACTGGCCAAGCGGATAATTACGACCGAAGAATTGAAATTGCCAAACGTTCCTATGATATTTTGGTAAACCAAGTAAAATTCGCCCCTGAAGATATTATTTTCGATCTTAATATTTTTCCAGTAGCAACTGGAATGGACGAGCATCGAAAAAATGCAATCGATTTTATTGAAGCCACACGTTGGGTTCGGGAAAATCTGCTGCACGTTAGCGTTAGTGGTGGCGTGAGCAATGTGTCCTTCAGTTTTCGCGGGAACGATCCTGTTCGTGAAGCTATGCACTCCGTATTTTTGTATCACGCAATTCAAGCGGGAATGAATATGGGTATTGTAAATCCAGCAATGTTGGAAATATACGATGATATTCCGAAAGACCTTTTGGAGCGTGTTGAAGACGTAATGTTCGATCGTCGTGAAGATGCTACAGAACGTTTGTTAGATTTTGCAGAAACGGTTATTGGAAAATCAAAAGAAAGTAAAATTGATCTTTCCTGGCGTGAAGAACCTTTGCAAAACCGAATAACCAGAGCTTTAGTGAAGGGAATTGATGAATACATTCTTGAAGATATTGAAGAAGCGCGCCAAGTTGCCGATAAACCAATTGAAGTTATTGAAGGCAACTTAATGATTGGAATGAACGTAGTTGGTGACCTTTTTGGAAGTGGAAAAATGTTTTTACCGCAAGTAGTGAAATCGGCTCGAGTGATGAAAAAAGCGGTGGCGTATCTTTTACCATATATTGAAGAAGAAAAACTTAAAAATCCACAAGCGGGCGATTCCAAAAACGCTGGAAAAATACTTATGGCGACCGTAAAAGGTGATGTTCACGACATCGGGAAAAACATTGTTGGCGTTGTTTTAGCTTGTAATAATTATGAAATTATTGATTTGGGCGTAATGGTTCCGCCAGAAAAAGTTATTGCAACTGCAAAAGAGGAAAATGTAGATGCCATTGGTTTAAGCGGATTAATCACACCTTCATTAGACGAAATGGTTTTCTTGGCTAAGGAAATGCAGCGCCAAAACTTTAAAGTTCCATTGTTGATTGGTGGTGCCACCACAAGTAGAGCACACACAGCCGTAAAAATTGATCCGCAGTACGAATGTGCCGTGGTTCATATAAACGATGCTTCACGCGCGGTTACAGTTGTTGGTGATTTGTTGAAAAAGGAAACTTCGGAAGCTTACAAAGAAAACATAAAGCAGGAATACGATGATTTCCGAAAGAATTTCCTAAAACGTCAAAAAGTAAAAACGTATTTACCAATTTCCGAAGCACGAAAAAACAAGTTTCAAATTGATTGGAAAACTTCAGAAATAACGAAACCAAATCAATTGGGTGTTCAAGTGTTGAATGATTTCGACTTAAATCTATTGATTGATTTTCTAGACTGGACACCGTTTTTCAGAAGTTGGGAATTGCACGGAAAATACCCAAATATTCTGACGGATAAAATAGTGGGCGAGCAGGCTTCGGAACTTTTTGAAGATGCAAAAAAAATGCTCCATAAATTAATTTCAGAAAAACTACTAACTGCTCGTGCAATTTTTGGAATTTTTGAAGCGAATACTATTAATGATGACGATATTTTTTTGAAAGCCTCAAATCCCAAATCCCAAATCCCAAATCCCATTTTTAGAACTTTACGCCAGCAATCCCAAAAAGCAAAAGGAAAACCAAACATCGCTCTGGCAGATTTTATCGCGCCAAAGGAAACTGGAATTAAAGATTATGTGGGCTGTTTTTGCGTAAGCACAGGATTTGGCACTGCAGAATTGGCAGCCAAATATGTTGCAGAGTTAGACGATTACAACGCTATAATGGTAAAAGCATTGGCAGACCGTTTAGCAGAAGCTTTTGCGGAATATCTTCACAAAAAAGTACGCACCGAATTTTGGGGCTACGCTTCCGAAGAAACCCTTTCCAACGAAGATTTAATTTCAGAAAAATATAAAGGAATCCGTCCTGCGCCAGGCTATCCGGCGTGCCCAGATCATTTGGAAAAAAGAACCATTTGGGAGCTTTTACAAGTGAAAGAAAATATTGGAGTGGAACTTACCGAAAGTATGGCAATGTGGCCGGCAGCTTCAGTTTCGGGCTATTATTTTGCTAATCCCGAAGCGCGGTATTTTGGTCTCGGAAAAATTAAGGAAGACCAAATTGAAGATTTCGCCAAGCGAAAGAATATGAATTTAGACGAGGCCACGAATTGGCTAAAAACAAACCTTGCAGACTAG
- the metF gene encoding methylenetetrahydrofolate reductase [NAD(P)H] gives MKVTEHIKNGNGKTQFSFEILPPLKGENIHSIFSNIDPLMEFKPPYINVTYHREEYVFKELKGGLIEKKVVRKRPGTVGICAAIQNRYHVDAVPHILCGGFSKEETENFLIDLQFLGIDNVMALRGDAVKSETYFTPEKNGHKYACHLVSQINAMNKGFYLDDELQNTFPTDFCVGVAGYSEKHMEAPSSESDIHFLKKKIKNGAEYIVTQMFFDNEKFFQFEKKCRAEGITVPIIPGLKPIAVKSHLNLIPHRFKVDLPDALVMEVVKAKDNKAVRQIGIDWCVQQSQELVKAGVPFLHYYSMGKSSNIKEIASRVF, from the coding sequence ATGAAAGTAACAGAACACATAAAAAACGGAAACGGAAAAACCCAGTTTTCATTCGAAATTTTACCGCCTTTAAAAGGTGAAAACATACATTCCATTTTCAGCAATATTGATCCATTGATGGAGTTTAAACCACCATATATAAACGTGACTTATCACAGAGAGGAATATGTTTTTAAGGAATTAAAAGGTGGTTTGATTGAAAAGAAAGTGGTTCGCAAACGTCCGGGAACGGTTGGTATTTGTGCGGCAATTCAAAACCGCTATCACGTGGATGCTGTGCCTCATATTCTTTGCGGCGGTTTTTCAAAAGAAGAAACAGAGAATTTTTTGATAGACCTTCAATTTTTGGGGATTGATAATGTAATGGCTCTTCGTGGCGATGCGGTGAAAAGTGAAACCTATTTTACGCCAGAAAAAAACGGTCATAAATACGCCTGTCATCTAGTTTCGCAAATAAATGCTATGAACAAAGGTTTTTATCTTGATGATGAACTTCAAAATACATTTCCAACAGATTTCTGTGTTGGCGTTGCAGGTTATTCAGAAAAACATATGGAAGCACCTAGTAGTGAAAGCGATATTCATTTCCTTAAAAAGAAAATAAAAAATGGCGCAGAATATATTGTAACTCAAATGTTTTTTGACAATGAAAAATTCTTTCAGTTTGAAAAAAAATGTAGAGCAGAAGGCATTACGGTTCCCATTATCCCTGGCTTAAAACCCATTGCAGTTAAGTCACATTTAAATCTTATACCGCATCGTTTTAAAGTAGATTTACCCGATGCATTGGTCATGGAAGTGGTGAAAGCAAAGGACAATAAAGCCGTTCGGCAGATTGGAATTGACTGGTGTGTACAGCAAAGTCAAGAGCTTGTAAAAGCTGGCGTTCCATTTCTACATTATTATTCAATGGGAAAAAGTAGTAATATTAAGGAAATTGCTTCTCGGGTATTTTGA
- a CDS encoding acyloxyacyl hydrolase: MSRIALLVFFFTASFVFSQEKNSKNFFVDANCFYGTILRHNKDISHLVKAHPDGFIVGFNRKTYGTERWHQEYNYPDWGFSFVHQNAHYEVLGDNYGLYGHFNFYFLKRNLFFRIGQGIAYNTNPFDLETNFKNNAYGSQFLSSTYLMLNYNKQNLFKNFGIQAGIALVHYSNGNFKAPNSSTNAFTINVGVQYSVSNETSEYIFDSLPKKISEPIKYNFVLRGGLNESDYLNLGQHPFFVVSAFADKRLSYKSTLQLGADFFYLPFLKKEIEYLSIAFPSAGVEGDEDFKRVGVFAGHELRINDLAVVTQVGYYVYYPYDFEGRTYFRAGLKYYATDKLFGVITLKSHGAKVEGVEFGVGIRI, translated from the coding sequence ATGTCCCGAATCGCGCTTTTAGTATTTTTTTTCACAGCTTCTTTTGTTTTTTCACAAGAAAAAAACAGTAAGAATTTCTTTGTAGATGCCAATTGTTTTTACGGGACTATTCTTCGGCATAATAAGGATATTTCACATTTGGTGAAAGCCCATCCTGATGGTTTCATTGTTGGCTTTAACAGAAAAACTTACGGAACCGAACGTTGGCATCAAGAGTATAATTACCCAGATTGGGGGTTTTCTTTCGTACATCAAAATGCCCATTACGAAGTTTTAGGAGATAATTACGGTCTTTACGGACATTTCAATTTTTATTTTTTAAAACGAAATCTTTTCTTCCGAATAGGGCAGGGAATTGCCTACAATACAAATCCATTTGATTTGGAAACCAATTTCAAAAACAACGCTTACGGCAGCCAATTTTTGAGTTCAACCTATTTAATGCTGAATTACAATAAGCAAAATCTTTTTAAAAACTTCGGAATTCAAGCAGGGATTGCTTTGGTGCATTATTCGAATGGGAATTTTAAAGCGCCAAATTCCAGTACGAATGCTTTCACAATAAATGTTGGCGTGCAATATTCCGTATCTAATGAAACTTCGGAATATATTTTCGATTCGCTTCCGAAGAAAATTTCCGAACCCATTAAATACAATTTTGTGCTTCGCGGTGGCTTGAATGAAAGTGATTATTTAAACCTCGGGCAGCATCCGTTTTTTGTGGTTTCAGCATTTGCAGATAAGCGGTTGAGCTATAAAAGTACACTTCAATTGGGAGCGGATTTTTTCTATTTACCATTTCTGAAAAAGGAAATAGAATATCTTTCAATTGCTTTTCCAAGCGCTGGAGTTGAAGGTGATGAAGATTTTAAACGTGTTGGTGTCTTTGCGGGTCACGAATTACGGATCAATGATTTAGCAGTCGTTACACAGGTTGGTTATTATGTTTATTATCCTTACGATTTTGAAGGAAGAACCTATTTTAGGGCAGGTTTGAAATATTATGCTACCGATAAACTTTTTGGCGTGATTACTTTAAAATCGCACGGTGCAAAAGTGGAAGGTGTGGAATTTGGCGTGGGAATTAGAATATAA